The Desulfurellaceae bacterium genome includes a window with the following:
- a CDS encoding type II toxin-antitoxin system prevent-host-death family antitoxin gives MGSVGIKELKNRLTYYLRLTKQGEEIVVTDRGKPIVCHANPESRGPPCPVGRSGRRDLADPPASLSATPSENERHSCLTARLRRAPMTYFDTSALIKRFVEEKGSVLVASLIDQGGAVATAKIAYVEIYSGLTRKLRDKQLSAMHYDRACQQFESEWSAYIRVETGEATLQLARDLIRHHPLRGFDAIHLASALTLKRALGEEVLFAAADVRLLQAAGAERLQALNVETEEQAT, from the coding sequence ATGGGCAGTGTGGGAATCAAGGAACTCAAGAACCGGCTCACCTATTATTTGCGTTTGACAAAACAGGGAGAGGAGATTGTCGTGACCGACCGTGGTAAACCGATTGTCTGCCACGCAAATCCAGAGTCAAGAGGCCCGCCTTGCCCAGTTGGCCGCTCAGGGCGTCGTGACCTTGCCGACCCGCCAGCCTCTCTCTCGGCTACGCCGAGCGAAAACGAAAGGCACTCCTGTCTCACAGCTCGTCTTAGAAGAGCGCCGATGACGTATTTCGACACCAGCGCCTTAATCAAACGTTTTGTCGAAGAAAAAGGGTCGGTTCTTGTTGCCAGCCTTATTGATCAAGGGGGGGCGGTCGCTACGGCAAAAATCGCCTATGTCGAGATCTACTCGGGATTGACTCGGAAATTGCGGGACAAGCAGCTTTCGGCCATGCACTACGACCGCGCCTGCCAGCAGTTCGAGAGCGAATGGTCGGCCTATATCCGGGTCGAGACAGGTGAGGCAACGCTCCAGCTGGCCAGAGACCTCATCCGTCACCATCCTCTCAGGGGATTTGATGCTATTCATCTGGCTTCCGCTCTTACGCTTAAGAGAGCGCTGGGGGAGGAGGTCCTCTTCGCCGCTGCTGATGTCCGCTTACTGCAAGCGGCAGGGGCCGAGCGTCTTCAGGCGCTCAATGTCGAGACTGAGGAGCAAGCCACCTAG
- a CDS encoding amidohydrolase family protein yields MAAVQISKSKQVRARLNHPVIDSDGHTVEFEPAVMDTLREVGGPGIVERYKTKRTAGLTASLGGMLNWHKLPPAQRHAQRLTVPPWWALPARNTLDRATAMLPKLLHERLDDMGIDVSILYPTFGLLAPHLDDQEIRQAACRAFNTYHADIFKDYADRLIPVALIPMHTPDEALAELDYAVGTLGMKAVMLAGHVLRPIPAAEQLSPDAARYSYWLDTFCLDSDYDYDPVWARCVELKVAPTFHSAAMGWGSRTSTSTYMYNHIGHFAEAGEAVCKALFFGGVTQRFPTLKFAFLEGGVSTGARLYADLIARWHKRNPEAIENYNPANLNPELLLDLCQKYGEKVTEGRLQHLSNAGGVTINTKAAPDITNDFHRTGIEKAEDIKDLFIPHFYFGCEADDPMNATGFNTTANPFGQQVRSVYSSDIGHWDVPDMTEVTEEAYELVENGVLSEDNFRDFVFANPATLWTGMNPDFFKGTVVENAVDQLLANGAH; encoded by the coding sequence ATGGCTGCCGTACAGATTTCCAAATCCAAACAAGTCCGGGCTCGTCTGAACCATCCCGTCATCGACTCCGACGGGCACACGGTTGAGTTTGAGCCTGCGGTCATGGACACCCTGCGCGAAGTCGGTGGGCCGGGGATTGTCGAGCGCTATAAGACCAAGCGGACCGCAGGACTGACCGCCTCGCTGGGCGGAATGCTGAACTGGCACAAGCTGCCGCCCGCCCAGCGCCACGCCCAGCGCCTGACCGTCCCGCCGTGGTGGGCGCTGCCGGCCAGAAACACGCTCGACCGGGCGACCGCGATGCTGCCCAAACTGCTCCACGAACGCCTGGACGATATGGGGATCGACGTGTCCATCCTGTATCCGACCTTCGGGCTCCTGGCCCCGCATCTCGACGATCAGGAGATCCGTCAGGCCGCCTGTCGGGCCTTCAACACCTACCACGCCGATATCTTCAAGGACTATGCCGACCGCCTCATCCCGGTCGCGCTCATTCCCATGCACACCCCGGACGAGGCGCTGGCCGAGCTGGACTATGCCGTCGGCACCCTGGGCATGAAGGCGGTCATGCTGGCCGGCCATGTATTGCGTCCGATCCCGGCGGCGGAGCAGCTGTCCCCGGACGCCGCCCGCTACAGCTACTGGCTGGACACCTTCTGCCTGGACAGCGACTACGATTACGACCCGGTGTGGGCCAGGTGCGTCGAGCTGAAGGTCGCCCCGACCTTTCACTCGGCGGCCATGGGCTGGGGCAGCCGCACCTCGACCTCTACGTATATGTACAACCACATCGGCCATTTTGCCGAGGCGGGTGAGGCGGTGTGCAAAGCCCTGTTCTTCGGCGGCGTGACCCAGCGCTTTCCGACCCTCAAGTTTGCCTTTCTGGAAGGCGGGGTGAGCACCGGGGCGCGGCTGTACGCCGACCTGATCGCCCGCTGGCATAAGCGTAACCCCGAGGCGATCGAGAACTACAATCCGGCCAATCTGAACCCCGAGCTGCTGCTCGACCTGTGTCAAAAATATGGTGAGAAGGTCACCGAAGGGCGTTTGCAGCACCTGAGCAACGCCGGCGGGGTGACCATCAACACCAAGGCGGCGCCGGACATCACCAACGACTTCCACCGCACCGGCATCGAAAAGGCCGAAGACATCAAAGACCTGTTCATTCCCCACTTCTACTTCGGCTGCGAGGCCGACGATCCGATGAACGCCACCGGCTTCAACACCACGGCCAACCCGTTCGGTCAGCAGGTACGCTCGGTCTACAGCTCGGATATCGGCCACTGGGATGTGCCCGACATGACCGAGGTGACGGAAGAGGCCTATGAACTGGTCGAAAACGGGGTACTGAGCGAAGACAACTTCCGCGACTTCGTGTTCGCCAACCCGGCTACGCTGTGGACGGGCATGAACCCGGACTTCTTCAAGGGCACGGTAGTCGAAAACGCAGTCGATCAGCTCCTGGCCAACGGCGCCCACTAG
- a CDS encoding cupin domain-containing protein has protein sequence MPVIQNDTAQKFDLPGLVHQTVAGPEHGMKSLELWKQTIAPGAGTPVHRHDCEEAILVLSGSGRLTIAGQDMDFGPNSTLHIPPDAIHQIVNTGTQDMHIVAALGQAPVRVCTEDNQAMPLPWQAK, from the coding sequence ATGCCAGTTATTCAAAACGATACTGCTCAGAAGTTCGATCTGCCGGGTCTGGTCCATCAGACCGTTGCCGGTCCCGAGCACGGCATGAAAAGCCTGGAGCTGTGGAAACAAACGATTGCGCCAGGGGCTGGGACGCCGGTCCATCGCCATGACTGTGAAGAAGCCATCCTCGTCCTGAGTGGTTCAGGCCGGCTTACCATCGCCGGCCAGGATATGGATTTTGGTCCGAACTCGACGCTCCACATTCCGCCCGATGCGATTCATCAAATTGTGAATACGGGCACCCAGGACATGCATATTGTCGCCGCTCTGGGCCAAGCCCCGGTCCGGGTATGTACCGAGGACAATCAGGCCATGCCCCTGCCGTGGCAGGCGAAATAG